A region of the Pseudomonas silesiensis genome:
CAACTGCCGCGCATCGAGCGCATCCAGGCCTGGCTGCACCATGCCCGTCAAGTGCTGGACATCCCGGAAATGGATCGCCTGTATGGCGAGCTGAAGCAACTTGCCCTGTTGGCTAACGAGCCGATCACCGATGAATCGCTGGATGCGCGCAAGCAGCAGGCGATTGCGGTGTATCAGAATCGTGCCTGGAAGATGTTGCTGCGCCTGTAAGATCGCCTTCGCTGCGGTGCGGCGATCCGACAAGCCAGCTCCCACAGGTTTTTGTGTTGAAATACTATATGCATTCCAACACTGAACCTGTGGGAGCTGGCTTGCCAGCGATGAGGCCAGCACAGCCACCCCAAAAACTCAGACCGGCAAACTGGTCGTCGACTTGATCTCCGACAGCGCCACAATCGAATTGACCTCCTGAATCCCCGGTACCATCGACAGCTTCTCGAAAAAGAAGCGCTCATACGCCTCGATGTCCGCCGTGACGATCCGCAGCATGAAATCCACCGACCCCATCAGCACATAACACTCCAGCACTTCGGGAAAACCACGAATCGCCTCGGTGAACCCGGTGAAGTTCGAACGCCCGTGGGCGTTGAGTTTGATTTCGGCAAAGATCTGCGTATTGAGACCGATCTTCTTGCGATCGAGCAAGGTGACCTGGCCGCGAATGATCCCCTCCTCCTTCATCCGCTGAATCCGTCGCCAGCACGGCGACTGCGACAGTCCCACCTGTTCGGCGATCTGCGCGCTGGACAGTGAAGCGTCCTCTTGCAGCAACGCGAGAATCTTGCGGTCGTAACTGTCCAACTGGCTGTGCATAGATAAACCCGAAATTGATATTTCAACGAATTGATTGATTCGGCAAATCAACAATAGGCCCAATCATAGATAAGAAATACCCGACAACGAATGTAAAAATTCCTCCAGTGATTTTGGAGTCCGACCATGCCGCATCTGGAAGCTGTATCTACCCCGCCCACCCGTGCCGATGTCTGGAACGTCAGCAACGCTCTGTGCCGCGTGCACTACCAACTGCAGGCCGAAGCCGAGCCGGACCTGCTGTGCAGGGCGCTCAACCTGTTCGCCTTGCAGTGCCTGACACCGCAGCAGGTCAACGTGCAGCGCCGTGACGACCTACTGTCGATCGCCATCGTCATCGACGGTCTGAGCTGGCACCGCGCCCAGGTGATCGCGGAAAAACTGCGTAACCTGATCAGCGTCTGCTCGGTGGATCTGCAAGCGGCTGATTCTGCCTGGATCGCAGCAGCTCAGGCGGCGGGCTGAAAAAACCTGACACGGCTTCGTCGAGTAGTGGCCCAACGGTTTGCGGCTCCGCGACTATCCTTTGCGAACTGTTGTTCACGAGGAGCCCGCATGTCCGTTCAACTTGCCATTCAGGACCGCTGGCTGGATCTCAATGAGTTACTGCGTGAGTTGGTTGCCCAAGGCTTTATCAGCCAGGATTCGGCCGAGCACGCGCTCAATGCCCGACGCCGTCACGCCGCCAACGGCCAGATACACCCGTTGGAGTTCATTGCCAGCCAGCATCTGGATGACCTCAGCCGTCCCGGCAAACACCTGGATCTGGAAAGCCTGACCCTGTGGCTGTCGCAGCAGGCCGGCCAGCCATACTTGCGGATCGATCCGCTGAAAATCAACGTCGCGGCCGTTACCCCGCTGATGTCCTATGCCTTCGCCCAGCGCCACAAGATTCTCGCCGTCTCCGTCGACCGGGAAGCGGTGACCGTGGCCAGCGCCCAGCCTTACGTCAACGGCTGGGAAGCGGACCTGACCCACGTATTGAAACTGCCCATCAAGCGTGTGGTCGCCAACCCGGTGGACATCCAGCGCTTCAGCGTGGAGTTCTTCCGCCTGG
Encoded here:
- a CDS encoding Lrp/AsnC family transcriptional regulator; the protein is MHSQLDSYDRKILALLQEDASLSSAQIAEQVGLSQSPCWRRIQRMKEEGIIRGQVTLLDRKKIGLNTQIFAEIKLNAHGRSNFTGFTEAIRGFPEVLECYVLMGSVDFMLRIVTADIEAYERFFFEKLSMVPGIQEVNSIVALSEIKSTTSLPV